Genomic segment of Paenibacillus macerans:
TAAGTCGAGCTAAAGAAATCCGGGACGGGCAGCGATCGCAAGAATATGTCACAGCTAGCCGGCCATTTTCCGGAACGTAAACGGCCCTGAACAACCCATCAAACGCGCGGGCCGGCCGCAGGGCCGTTTATGTGCCGACCGATCCCGGTATTTTTCCTCCTCTAGCGTCCTTCTTTTTAAAAAACCCCCCCTCCAAATTTCTCATCTCTATAATATTTAACTCTTGTCAGTAGGAAGAAAAGCAAGCTTCATGTAAAATAGAAGCAGCATCATTAGAGAGAAAAAAAGGGGTACTGGCATGAGACGGGGACTTCAAATCATTATTATCGTGGCGATTCTTTTTGCTTTTTACTATTTCGGATTTGGCGTCTTCGGGAAATTCGGGGGTACGTTGGTCAGTATATTTCAGACGCTCACGGTCATCACAATCGGTCTGGCGATATTTATGGAAAACCGGAATCCGTCCAGTACGGTGGCCTGGATTCTGGTGCTGGCCCTGCTGCCGGTAGTGGGGCTGCTGCTTTATTTTTTGCTGGGACAAAACTATTTCAAACGGCGCAAGTTCGATAAAAAGGCCGAGCAAAACCAGCTTAGCTATGAACGGATCCACTTTAACGGCCATTTGCTGCCCCGGGATCTGTCGCAATTCAGCCCGAGCCAGCAGCGGCTGCTGCAATTGGCGCAGCGGCTGGCCCGCACGCCTTTTTCCATGGCCAGCCGCACCAGGGTGCTGACGAACGGGGAGGAGACGTTTTCGACGCTGCTGAAAGAATTGAAAAAAGCGCGGCATCATATTCATATGGAATACTATATTTACCGTGCGGACGACATCGGCCGGGAAATCCAGAAAACGCTGATCCAAAAAGCCCGGGAAGGCGTCGAAGTGCGGTTCATGTTCGATGCGGTCGGCAGCATCGGTCTGCCGAAATCGTTTATCAAGGAGCTGCGGGACGCCGGGGTCAAGGTCGGCATTTACGGGCAGATGCGCTTTTTGGCGCTGTCCAGCCGGGTCAATTACCGCAACCACCGGAAAATCGTCGTGATCGACGGCAACACCGGGTTTATCGGCGGGCTTAACGTCGGGGACGAATATTTGAGCCGCAGCAAAACGTACGGTTTTTGGCGCGATACGCATATGCTGGTCAAAGGCGAGGCCGTCCGGTCGCTGCAGATTATTTTTTTGCAGGATTGGCAGTACGTGACCGGGGAAGAAATTATCGACCTCGCTTATTTGTCGCCGGAGCTGGAGCAGGGCTGCAGCGGCGCGGTGCAGATCGTGCCGAGCGGACCGGACAACGAGAGCCGGACGCTGAAAAACATCTTTTTCGCCATGATCACTTCGGCCAAAAAATCGGTCTGGCTGGCGACGCCGTATTTTATTCCGGATGAGGACATTTTGACCGCGCTGCGGGTGGCCGGGCTGTCAGGTATCGACGTCAGGATTTTGTTCCCGGCGAAGCCGGACAAATGGCTGCCGTTTCTGGCGTCGCATTCGTATTTTCCGTCGCTGCTGGAAGTCGGCGTGAAGATCTACGAATATGAAAAGGGCTTCCTGCATTCCAAGCTGCTGATTGTGGACGGCGAAGTGGCCACCGTCGGCACGGCCAATATGGACATGCGCAGCTTTCATTTGAATTTTGAGGTGAACGCGCTGCTCGTGCAAAGCGACAGCATCGCCAAAATCGTGGAAAATTTCGAACGCGACCTGTTGTCGACGAAACTAATCGACCGGGCAAGCTTCATGAACAAAAAAATCGTGGTCCGTTTCGCGGAATCCGCGGCCCGGCTGCTGTCGCCGCTGCTGTAGCCGGCGTCTGGACCAGGGCCGGAGCGCCGGGGGGAAGGGCTGAATGCAGAGGCTAAATGTAAAGGCTAAATGCAGAGGCTAAATGCTAAATGCTAAATGCTAAATGCTAAATGCTAGAGGCTAACCCGCTCACCGGCCGGATGACCGAAGAAAACAAAACGAACTGAGTTCACGAAAGCAAATCGCGGCAAAGGAGGCGGATTATGGAGAATACGTCCGAACGCAAAACCGAGCATATCCGCTTATGCCTGGAAGAACAGGTCAATGCGGAGGGGATCCGCACGGGATTTGAAAAATATGTGTTTCGGCATAACGCGCTGCCGGAGCTCAATTTTGACGAGATCAGCCTGAAAACGACGTTTTTGGGCGCGCCGATTCGGACGCCGCTGTTGATCAGCTCGATGACCGGAGGCAGCAAGCTGGCCGGGGAAATCAACATGCGCCTGGCCGAGGCGGCGGAGCGGCGCGGTTGGACGATGGGCGTCGGCTCGATCCGGGCCGCCGTGGAAAGGGACGAGCTGGCGCCCACGTTTGCGGTGCGGCGGTTCGCCCCGTCCATTCCGGTCATCGCCAATTTGGGCGCGGTGCAGCTGAATTACGGCTACGGCCCGGAGGACTGCAGAAGGGCGGTGGATATCGCCGGGGCGGACATGCTGGTGCTTCATCTGAACGGCTTGCAGGAGGTGTTCCAGCCGGAGGGAAACACGTCCTTCGGCGGGCTGCTGTCGCGCATCGAGCAGGTGTGCAAGGCGCTGCCGGTGCCGGTCGGCGTGAAGGAGGTCGGCTGGGGGATCGACGGCGGTACGGCAAAACGGCTGCGCGGCGCGGGCGTCGCTTTTATCGACGTCGCCGGCGCGGGCGGAACAAGCTGGAGCCAGGTCGAGAAGTTCCGCAGCGGCGATCTTGTCCGCCGCGCGGCGGCGGAAGCATTCGCGGATTGGGGCATCCCCACCGCCGAATGCATCCGCGAAGTGCGGGCGGCGGTCCCGGACGCCGCCCTGATCGGCAGCGGGGGCCTGAACACCGGCGTGGACGCGGCCAAAGCGCTGGCGCTTGGCGCGGACCTAGCCGGGTTCGGCCGGGCGCTGCTGGAACCGGCGGTGCATTCGGAGGAGCGGCTCGACGCGCTCCTGGAGCGCGTCGAGTTCGAACTGCGCACCGCCATGTTCGGCATCGGCGCCGGGAGCATACCGGCGCTGCGGAACACGGCGCGGCTCGTGCGCCGGGAGTAGGCGCACCGGCGCGCTGGATAGCCCCGCCGTGCTGGAGCGCTAGATGGCCGCGCCGTGCTGGAGCGCTAGATGGGCCGCGCTGTTGGAGTGCTGGCTGGCTCCGCCGCGCTTAAGGCCGGCCTGCTCGGGGCCGATTGGGGTGGCGCTCCTGGTGCAGGCGGGGTTGGGCGCCCCAGGTTTAGGTTAGGAGGCCAACGCTTCGTCACAAGTCGGGCCAGCTAGCCTATGGGCTAACGTCCCTAGGGGCTCGTCTGACCCCAAAGTTGGGGGGATAGCCCCAAGCCAGAGCCTTCCTTTTAAAAATCTCGCGATTAGCGGTAATTTTTGTCGCTATTTTAATGTGAGAAGCCAAAAACCTCTGAATAACGGTAAAATTTTCACCTATTTTATTGCGAAGGGGCTGAAATCCGCACTTTTCCGGTAGCCCCTACCCAATAACGACATAAAAGTCCGCTATTTTTCTCGTGCTGCATTTTGGCGCGTAATAGAGCCCTTTTTTACCGCTATTTTTGGCGCGATGGCCATTTCCCGTAAAAGGTGCCCGGATATCTAACGGTTGCAGCAGCGGCTATTTTCCAAAAAAAGACCTTTTCTAAATTCTAACGGTTGCGAACGCCGTTATTAGCCTGGATCCGAGCAAAAATTACCGATTTTCAATGAAATAAGCAGCATGGCAACCGTTACAATTTGAAATCAACGTTCATGGAACAAATAGCGCTTGTGGCAACCGTTAGAATATTTGTGTGTGGCTAGAAAATGTATCTTGTTAGAAAACAGATTTGATGCAACGCTAGTGCGTGGCAGCGGTTAGTTCCCTATTTTTCATTGCATTTCCGTAAATTACCTATTATATTGAAGGGGAATATCGGCCTGCGGGACGGCACCCCTCCATGAAATGGCGTATATGGCGCAAACAGGCGACTGGCCGGCCAATTAACAGGAATCGAAAACCGGAATTCCCGGCTTTTCGTCTTTTTCTTTAGCACAAGGAGGAGCGATGATGAAACCATCATTGTGGGCATGGAATACAAGAACGGTGGTGGCGACCGGCATTGGGGCCGCATTGTACGGGGCGGCCAGTTGGATCAACGTCCCGATCGTGCCGGATACCCAGCTTCGGCCGGCCATCGCGCTGCTGGCGATACTCGGGGCGTTGTACGGGCCGGTCGTCGGCTTTATCGCCGGGTTTATCGGACATGTATTCAACGACCTGATTACGAGCGGCGCCGTTTGGTGGAGCTGGGCGCTGGGTTCGGGCATTACGGCGGCCTTTATGGGGTTGGTTTACATGTTCAAGGACTTCAACGCTAGAGAAGGGCGGATGAATAAAAGCCACTTGGTCCCGTTTGCCGTTTGCGGAATCGTGGGGATTTTCGTTTCCCTGACCTTTTCCGGCTTGTTCGATATCCTCGTCATGGGCGAGCCGCACGATAAAATCGTCGTGGAAGCCGTAACGGCAGGGCTCGCCAATGCCGCGGTGTTTCTCATTCTCGGTTTGCCGTCCGTATGGGCCTATGCCAAACGCAACCGGAGCAACCCGAATTTGAGCGTGGACAGAATACAAAACAAATGATAAGGCAGGGGACTTCATGGTTCAATTGATTCCTATGAGCGAAGCCGATTACCGCGGCTTCCGCAGCCGGTCGGTCCGCGATTACGCGGAGGACAAGGTGGCCGCCGGAACGTGGACGGCCGAGGACGCGCCGGCGCAGGCGGAAGCGGCGTTCCGCCGCTTTCTTCCGGACGGCGCAAATACGAAGGACGCCTACCTGTACCTTGTCCGGGACGCTTCGCGCGGGGAGGCGGTCGGGCATCTGTGGTTTAACGTCATGGAACAGGAAAAAGGGCGGATCGCTTTTATTTTGGATATTTTGATCTACGAGGAGCATCAAGGCCAAGGCTACGGCAAAAGGACGATGGCCGCGCTGGAAGAAGAGGTTCGCCGGCTGGGCCTGGACACCATTTCGCTGCACGTCTTTGGCCACAATCAAAGAGCCTTCGAATTGTACCGGAAGATGGGGTACGAAGTGACGGACATCCAGATGACCAAAGTTTTGGCGGGGGAACCCGAGGCCTGACGGACGGTAACGAGTTTGGGCGAAGGGAAAACGGTCAGCGAACTAAAGGCAACTAGGCAAGCGTCCGGCTGACAGGTTTGACCGGTACACCTGACCGGAGCGCCTAAACGCCGGATTCAACCGGCAGCCACGGCCCGGAGCCTTGTCCCGACAGATCGACTGCCAGGCCCAACCGGCAGGCCGTACGGCTGGACGGAGTATGCCGCCAAACCGCTGGTTTTCGGGATGTCCTTGAAATATCTCCGGCGTATCGGTACTATGGTTGAAGGAAGATGAGCAATTACATGAATGAGGAGTTGTCATAAATATGGCTTTAAAGGCTGGCATTGTGGGCCTTCCGAACGTCGGAAAATCCACATTGTTTAACGCGATTACCCAAGCGGGGGCGGAATCCGCAAACTACCCGTTTTGCACGATCGATCCGAACGTCGGCGTGGTGGAGGTGCCGGATGAGCGGCTCGATAAGCTGACGGAGATGGTAACCCCGAACCGCACGGTGCCGACGGCGTTTGAATTTGTCGATATCGCCGGACTGGTGCGCGGAGCAAGCAAAGGCGAGGGGCTCGGCAACAAGTTCCTGGCCCACATCCGCGAAGTCGATGCGATCGTGCACGTCGTCCGCTGCTTTGAGGATGAAAATATTACCCACGTCGAAGGCAAGGTCAACCCGATCAATGACATCCAGACAATCAATCTGGAGCTGATTTTGGCCGATGTGGAAAGCGTGGAAAAAAGAATCGAACGCGCCCGCAAAAATATGAAAGGCGGCAATAAGCAATACGCCCAGGAAGTCGAGGTGCTGGAACGGATCAAGGAGGCGCTCTACAACGACCAGCCGGCGCGCAGCGTGGAGCTTACGGATGAAGAGAAGCTGCTCGTGCGCGATCTGCATCTGCTTACGGTCAAGCCGGTGCTGTACGCGGCGAACGTCAGCGAAGACGGTGTGGCCGACGCGGACAACAACCCGTATGTGCAGCAGGTGAAAGAATTCGCCGCGGCGGAAGGCGCCGAAGTTGTGCCGATCAGCGCCAAGGTGGAAGCGGAAATCGCCGAGCTCGACGGCGAGGACAAAGCGATGTTCCTGGAAGAGCTCGGGCTCAAGTCCTCCGGGTTGGACCGTCTGATCCAGGCCGCATACCGGCTGCTCGGCTTGTATACGTACTTCACCGCCGGCGTGCAGGAGGTCCGCGCCTGGACGATCCGTAAAGGCACAAAGGCCCCGGGGGCGGCGGGCGTTATCCACTCCGATTTTGAGCGCGGCTTTATTCGGGCCGAGGTCGTATCCTATGAGGATCTTGTCGCCGCCGGTTCGATGAACGCCGCCCGCGAACGCGGCCAGCTGCGCCTGGAAGGCAAAGACTACGTCGTTCAGGACGGAGACATCATGCATTTCCGTTTTAACGTATAATGTAAATTCGGGCTGGCGGAAGCCTTCAAGTCGCTTGTTCAAGCGGATTTGAAGGCTTTTTGAATTTCCGCAGCAAGGAGACTGCGAATTTGTCTTTAAGGAAGATTTACCTAGGTCCTTCGATTTAAGCGCGGAAATGGGAAAAATTTGTATTGTTTTGCTCAAAAGCTATGAGTATACTGGAGTCAGCTTTGGCTTTATTTATCGATTAGGAGGAGTTTTTTGTGAGTATGGATTACTTGATGTCCAGAAAAAGCCAGTTGGACACCCGGGAGCTGCTGCTTCTTGAATCGGAAGTGAAAGCCCAGGGGAAAAACATGGTTGTGGCTTATGTCCTGTGGTATTTTCTGGGAATTTTTGGAGGTCATCGTTTCTATATGGGACGGACCGGTTCGGCGGTAGCCCAGTTGATTTTGTCGCTTACGCTTATCGGGATGTTCGTTACGTCCATCTGGTGGATCGTTGACGCGTTCCTCGTGCACACTTGGGTAAAACAACACAATGCGGAAGTGGAAAACCGTTTGATCGACAAAATTTTTTATGACCGCGGCAGATCTCCGGAGTACCCTATCTAATGGCGCTGACGAAAAACGATCTGTCCACGAATGAATTGCTTGTGCTGAACCTGGAAATGAACAAGCGGGAAAAGTCTTTGGTGCTTGCGTATCTCATGCTGCTGGTAGGCCATCTGGGCGTTCACCGTTTTTATCTGAAAAAAATCGCTACGGGAATCGTCCAGCTCTGCCTGTCTGTTCTTGCGTTTGTGTTTTACTTTGTGTTTGCGATCGCGGCGGGCATCGAAAGCGTGGAGTCGCCCGACAGCATGGGATCGCTGGTGTTCCTGATTCCCGTTGTTCTTTTTGGTCTGGCCCTCACCGTATGGGTTATCGTAGACGCTTGCCTGCTTCCGGGGATGGTCCGGGAGTGGAATGCGCGGCTTGAGAACCAGCTGATCGCTCAAATCGCCGCGGCCCGGTCCGCTGGCCGGCCCGGTGATGCGGAACAGCCGCAGCCGAACGGAATTGACCTGACAAAGTGATGGAGCGTAAGCTTGAATCTTATATTGAATAAGCTTGAAGAAGGACGCCGGATGGCGTCTTTCTTTTTTTGTACAAATTTTCCTGCGGCTTTCGTCAGGAAGAACTCGGACCGTGTCCTGTACGCGTTTGCCGATTCAACTGGTACTGCTTCGGGGTGATGCCGTACTTTTTTTTGAACAGGGCGATAAAGTGGGAGATGTTTTCGTAGTTCAAATTGTACGCCACTTCCGTAACCGTTTGCGTTTGCAGCAGCGAGCGCGCCAAAATCATTTTCTGATTGGTGATATATTCATGGGGTGTAAGCCCGGTGATCCGCTTGAACATATGCGTAAAATGGGTGTGCGACATATTGTAATTATCGGCGAGATCTTTGACATGCCGGATGGCCGGCAGATGCTCGCGAATATCCCGGATGGCGCGAAAAACGGGGTGCTTGCTGTCACTGCGCAGGCACTTGGCGCAGATTTGGCGGCGCAGCAAATGATAAGCCATCTCCTGGGCGGCCAGATCGATCAGGAACCGGTTGTCTTCCCGGCCGGATCTTAGATACCGGCGCATCCGGGCGACGGTTTCCGCAACCAAGGCGGCCTCCCCCGGCCGGCACAACACGACCTCTTCCGGCCCGGAATCCTCCGTAAGGTCGAACTCTTCCGCGACCGTATCCTTTACCCGCTCGATCAACACCCCGCTCAGCTCGAAGACCAGCGCTTTGGTCGGGGCTTGAATCGTCATCTCTACGGACGAGCCCGGCGGCAGCAGGATCATCTCTTCGGACCCGTATGCGAACCGGTCGGCCCCGTTGATGCCGACTTCCTTCTTTCCTTCGAGAATCGTGCAAAGCTTCGAGCATTCGTAGGAAGTGTACTTTTCCTCATAAGCCTCGGGCAAGTCATAATATAGAATCCGAATGAACTCGGTTTCAAAGCCGTAATGCAGTTCGTCATAACGATCAAAACGATGCAGGCATTTTTCCATCCCGATCACCCTTTAGCTTAAAATTCCGATTATTTTCCCGCAGAAAGCGTTAGTTTTCATCCGCCGCAGCGCGGTATTTTTAGTTTGACAAGCCTAAGCTGCTTACATTATTGACAAAAATCAAAATCTGACGAGGTGGTTGTTGTGGCCAACAAAACGAAGTTCATGATGCCCCCGATGAGCCTGATGGGCTCAGGCGCCCTTGAGGATCTGGGGAAGGAAATTCACAGATTGGGCTTTGAAAAAGCGCTGATCGTGACCGACGGGCCTTTGGTCAAAATCGGCATGGTTGAGAAAGTAACGCAAATTCTTGAACCGCTCGGGATACAACATGCGGTTTTCAGCGGGACTCAGCCCAACCCGACCGTTTCCAACGTCAAAGACGGCCTTGCCCTGCTTGAACGAGAAAATTGCGATTTCGTCGTTTCGCTTGGCGGCGGATCGCCCCATGATTGCGCCAAAGCGATCGCGCTGGTCGCCGCCAACGGCGGCGAAATCGGGGATTATGAGGGCGTGGATAAATCCGAACGTCCGGCGCTGCCGCTGATTGCGGTCAACACGACGGCGGGAACGGCCAGCGAAATGACGATGTTTTGCATTATTACGGACGAGAAACGCCAGATCAAAATGGCGATCGTCGACAAACATACGACCCCGCTCATTGCCGTCAACGATCCCGACCTGATGATGGCCATGCCGAAATCGCTCACCGCGGCCACCGGCATGGATGCGCTGACCCACGCGATTGAAGCTTACGTATCGAACAGCGCGACGCCGATCACGGATGCTTGCGCTCTGCAGGCCATCGCGCTGATCCGCGACTATCTGCCGCGCGCCTATGACGATGGAAACGATGCGGAAGCGCGCGACCGGATGGCTTATGCCGAATTCCTCGCCGGGATGGCGTTCAACAACGCCGGACTCGGCTATGTGCACGCCATGGCGCACCAGCTTGGCGGCTTCTACGATTTGCCGCACGGCGTGTGCAACGCGGTGCTGCTGCCGCATGTGGAGCGGTTTAACGCCAAGGTATGCGCCGCGCGTCTGAGCGACGTTGCGCGCACGCTCGGTAAACGCGTGGACGGCCTAGGCCCGGAAGCGGGCGCGGATGCCGCTATCCGCGCCATCGAAGAACTGGCCCGGCGCGTCGGCATTCCTTCGGGGCTGCGCGAGCTTGGCGTAAAGCCGGAAGATTTCGACGTTTTGGCCGAAAACGCTCTCAAGGACGCCTGCGGCGCCACCAACCCGGTTCAAGCCACGCATGAAGAAATCAAGGGAATTTTTGCCCAGGCCATGTAAGACCCGATGCTAGATATAAAAAATATGAGTCTTGTTATTTTTTTCACTTGTACTCATTGTACTAATAGTTGCTGCAACCGACAAGAAACGGAAGGACAAAATCCGACCGGATAAACTGATAATTGTTACAGGAAGGATAGCTGCATGTAGCTTATTGGCGGTAGTGGCGGCGCTTACTGCATTAATATTTTGTGAAAAACGAGGACGCTTACACCGGGGAGTTTATCCTGGTAAGCGTCTTTTTTGTGCGACGGAGCGGATATTAAGGTTGGTTATTTTCGTTGTGATATGATATAATAAAAAGTCGTTTATCCATTTTATAGTCTTTGACTAAAGGCGGGATAAGCGGGCTTTTTCAGGAAATTGTGAGATAAGAGAGGTGATTTCCTTGTTGGACCGACTACAATCCCTAGCCGACCGGTACGAGAAGCTGAGCGAGCTGCTCTGCGATCCGGACGTGGCGAATGACGCAAAGCGACTGCGGGATTATTCCAAAGAACAATCGGATTTACAGCCGGCTTATGAGGCGTACACCGAATATAAACAAGTAATCGGCGAGTTGGAAGCGGCCAAGGCGCTGCAAGCCGAGAAGCTGGACGACGAGATGCGCGAAATGGTGAAGATGGAAATCGAGGAGCTGACCGCGCGCCAGCAGGCTTTGGAGGAAAAAATCCGCGTTTTACTGCTGCCCAAGGACCCGAATGACGATAAAAACGTAATCGTAGAAATCCGCGGCGCCGCAGGCGGAGACGAAGCGGCCTTGTTCGCGGCGGATTTGTACCGCATGTACACCCGCTACGCCGATTCTCAGGGCTGGCGCGTCGAATTGATGGATATGAACGAAAGCGACCTCGGCGGCTTTAAAGAGGTCATCTTCATGATCAACGGCCGCGGCGCGTACAGCAAGCTGAAATACGAAAGCGGGGCGCATCGCGTGCAGCGCATCCCCGCTACGGAGTCCGGCGGACGGATCCATACGTCGACCTCGACGGTGGCGGTGCTGCCGGAAGTCGAGGACGTCGACATCGAAATTTTGGATAAAGATATCCGCGTCGACACGTTTTGTTCCAGCGGCGCCGGCGGCCAATCGGTCAACACGACGAAGTCGGCCGTGCGGGTGACGCATATTCCGACGGGCATCGTGGCGACCTGCCAGGACGGCAAATCGCAAAACTCCAACAAAGAAAAGGCGCTGCAGGTGCTGCGCGCCCGCATCTTCGACATGAAGCGGCAGGAAGAGGAAGCGAAATACGCCGGCGAGCGGAAAAGCAAGGTCGGCACCGGGGACCGCAGCGAGCGGATCCGGACATACAACTTCCCGCAAAGCCGGGTCACGGATCATCGCATCGGCTTGACTCTGCACAAGCTGGATCAGGTCATGAACGGCGAGATCGACGAGATCGTGTCCGCGCTGACGATCGCCGAACAGGCGGAATTGATGGAAAAAGGAGAATAATAGATTGAACAGTGAAGGATATCGGTTATCCGGAGCGATCAGCATTTGGGAAGCCCGCAAAGAGGCTTCTTCTTTTTTAGCGGCGGCGGGTGTGCGTGAGCCGGAGTCCAATGCCGAGCTGCTGCTGCGGCATGTGCTTGGCCTGCCCGGGGCGGCGTATTTGGCCGCGCTGCGCGAACCGTTCCCGGCGGACAAACAGGACGCCTGGGAGGAGGTTATCCGCCGCAAAGCGGCGGGCGAGCCGGCGCAGTACATTATCGGGGAACAGGAATTTTACGGCCTGACCTTTCAGGTCGCGCCGGCCGTGCTGATTCCCCGCCCGGAAACGGAGCTGCTCGTCGAGCGCATCGCCGCCGAGGGCGATGCGCTGTGGCCCGGCGGCGCGCCTTACGCCGCCGATATCGGCACCGGCAGCGGGGCGATCGCCGCTGCCCTGGCCCATCTGCGCCCGGCGTGGCGCATCGCGGCGAGCGATATCTCGCCGGACGCTCTCGCGGTGGCGCAGGACAATGTCCGGCGGCTCGGCCTGGCGGTGGAGTTCAAGCGGGGGAACCTGCTTGAACCGTTTGCCGGCGAGCCGCTGGACATCGTGGTGTCGAACCCGCCGTATATTCCGGCGGGGGACATCCCGCACCTTCAGCCCGAGGTGCGGGACTACGAGCCGCGCGGCGCGCTCGACGGCGGTCCGGACGGGCTGGCGCCCTACCGGGCCATGCTGGCGCAGCTCGCGCTGCTGCCGAAGCCGCCTCGCCTGATCGGCTTCGAGCTCGGCCTGGGCCAGGCCGCCGCGGTCGCGGACATGCTCCGCGCGGCGGGCCATTGGCGGGAAATCGTCACGATTCCCGACCTGGCCGGCATCGACCGCCATGTGATCGGGATCGGCTAAGGCGGCCGAGCTGAGACGAACGAAGAAGCCCGGTCCGGCCAGACGAGCTAAAAAGGCGAATCTTCTCCTTCAATCGTCGCTACCACATGTAAAGTAGTTTCATAGATTGTGGTATACCACGAAAAGGAGGGGACTCATTTATGCCAGTCACTTTAACGTTTCCTTATTCGCAAGCGGCCGGAGTCGGCCGGGGGTATTTTGTGGCCGCGGACGCTCCGGGGGCTGCCGGGATCGTTACGGTAGCTAGTACGACCGGCGACGTGGAACTGCGCATCACCCGCTACAACGCTCCCGATTTTGTCGCCACCGTCACTTCCGGTACGACGTTTTCGGTAAGCATCGGCAACATCCAAACGATCGGTATTTTGGCCCTGCAAACCGCAACCGGTACGCTGTCGCTGATTACGAACGTCTAATCTCTTCTCCGCCGCCTGCCGGAGGGCGCCGACGAGCAAATCGCCGGCGCCCTTTCCCGTTTTATGGCGTATCGGCGGCGAGGCGCCGCAGTACTTATGTAGGATTTTATTGGCACACGGGAACATTTGTGCTTTTATGAGGATTCTTTTACAGTATAATAAGGGATAAGAGCTGCTTCAGGTAAATAGACGGTGTTATTAGCCATCAAAGGAAAAGAGGATGAACGTGCTGAGCAAACTCAAAAAGATCGACTACACGATTGTGTTTATTTTGCTGCTGCTGATGGCGATCAGCATCACGGTGCTGTACAGCGCTACCTCGCATACCCAATACCACGGTTACCATCTTCGTATGCTGGCCTATTATGCGCTGGGGTTTGCCGCGTTTTTCGGGTTTGCCGTTCTGGACTACCGCCTGCTTATGAAGTATGCGCCTTATTTATACTTGTTCGGATTCGGGCTGCTCGTCGTCGTAATGTTTATCGGCAACACTTACTATAACGCTACCGGCTGGATCACCATTCCGGTAATCAACCAGAGTTTTCAGCCGGCGGAATTTTTTAAACTGCTCCTGGTTGTTTTTCTCGGTTTCATGCTGCTGCGCAAGCGGAAGCCGCGCCTTTCGTTCTGGCGCGATGTGGTGCCGATCTGTCTGCTGACGTTTATTCCGTTTCTGGCGGTCATGGCGCAAAACGACCTCGGGAACGCGCTCAGCTACGTGGTGATCCTGGCCGGGATGCTGTGGATCGGCAACATTAAATATACGCATGCGCTGATTGCCTTGGCGATTTTTGCCGGTACGGTTTTCGGCGGGATTACCGCCTACAAGACTTACCATGACCAGGTATACAACTTCTTCGTAGAGATCGGCCGGGAGCATTGGA
This window contains:
- a CDS encoding FtsW/RodA/SpoVE family cell cycle protein, with product MLSKLKKIDYTIVFILLLLMAISITVLYSATSHTQYHGYHLRMLAYYALGFAAFFGFAVLDYRLLMKYAPYLYLFGFGLLVVVMFIGNTYYNATGWITIPVINQSFQPAEFFKLLLVVFLGFMLLRKRKPRLSFWRDVVPICLLTFIPFLAVMAQNDLGNALSYVVILAGMLWIGNIKYTHALIALAIFAGTVFGGITAYKTYHDQVYNFFVEIGREHWINRIDPWLMPEKASEDASYHTRNAKLAIASGGMTGEGYMKGETVQSERVPLTYSDSIFVVIAEEFGFLGSSVLLLLYFVLIHRLILISLECRDTGGPYLIVGIVAMLLYQIFENIGMFIGLMPLTGITLPFISYGGTSLLINMASIGVAMSIRIHGHEKEEENNIPSDRYASLKAKSSLE
- the prfA gene encoding peptide chain release factor 1; this translates as MLDRLQSLADRYEKLSELLCDPDVANDAKRLRDYSKEQSDLQPAYEAYTEYKQVIGELEAAKALQAEKLDDEMREMVKMEIEELTARQQALEEKIRVLLLPKDPNDDKNVIVEIRGAAGGDEAALFAADLYRMYTRYADSQGWRVELMDMNESDLGGFKEVIFMINGRGAYSKLKYESGAHRVQRIPATESGGRIHTSTSTVAVLPEVEDVDIEILDKDIRVDTFCSSGAGGQSVNTTKSAVRVTHIPTGIVATCQDGKSQNSNKEKALQVLRARIFDMKRQEEEAKYAGERKSKVGTGDRSERIRTYNFPQSRVTDHRIGLTLHKLDQVMNGEIDEIVSALTIAEQAELMEKGE
- the yiaY gene encoding L-threonine dehydrogenase, translating into MMPPMSLMGSGALEDLGKEIHRLGFEKALIVTDGPLVKIGMVEKVTQILEPLGIQHAVFSGTQPNPTVSNVKDGLALLERENCDFVVSLGGGSPHDCAKAIALVAANGGEIGDYEGVDKSERPALPLIAVNTTAGTASEMTMFCIITDEKRQIKMAIVDKHTTPLIAVNDPDLMMAMPKSLTAATGMDALTHAIEAYVSNSATPITDACALQAIALIRDYLPRAYDDGNDAEARDRMAYAEFLAGMAFNNAGLGYVHAMAHQLGGFYDLPHGVCNAVLLPHVERFNAKVCAARLSDVARTLGKRVDGLGPEAGADAAIRAIEELARRVGIPSGLRELGVKPEDFDVLAENALKDACGATNPVQATHEEIKGIFAQAM
- the prmC gene encoding peptide chain release factor N(5)-glutamine methyltransferase; its protein translation is MNSEGYRLSGAISIWEARKEASSFLAAAGVREPESNAELLLRHVLGLPGAAYLAALREPFPADKQDAWEEVIRRKAAGEPAQYIIGEQEFYGLTFQVAPAVLIPRPETELLVERIAAEGDALWPGGAPYAADIGTGSGAIAAALAHLRPAWRIAASDISPDALAVAQDNVRRLGLAVEFKRGNLLEPFAGEPLDIVVSNPPYIPAGDIPHLQPEVRDYEPRGALDGGPDGLAPYRAMLAQLALLPKPPRLIGFELGLGQAAAVADMLRAAGHWREIVTIPDLAGIDRHVIGIG